CCATCTCTTCTCTGTCAACACCTCTCTTTCCCGGCTCAACCCACGCAAAAGCTCGGATGAAGAGAGCTTCCATATTATAAAAACATATCGCTACGTGGGACGAGAGGAAGACGGGAGCTAGGCGAGGGGGGAACAACGCTCACCAATAACTTTAAAAAAAAGCGCTTGTTTTTTTTGCTGCGATAGAACCCAACAACTCAGCAATGCACCCATGGTTTAGTGGTAGAACGCGAGCTTGCCAAGCTCGAGACGCGGGTTCGATTCCCGCTGGGTGCATCCACTGTTCCAAAGAGAAAAGCAGGCAGAAAAAGGCAGAATACTTAATTGCCGTACCACATTGCCGTACCACCACTCAACGCTTAACGTTGTGAACGATGCTGTAAAACTTCTTGCTGCACGTCTTCCAACAAACACTGCAACCCTCCTTCGAGTTGAGGCGTGTACACATCAACATCACCGTGCGAGAGACTGTCTTTCAGCACTCGCCCGACGGTGAGGCGCTCACGATACCTTGCTCCGCTGAGCATCCTCATCTCCAATCCCTCCGTTGTCATGCGATTGAGCAAGGGAGTTAAGCGCTGCAAGGCGGAAAGAAAAGGATCTGGATTATGCGTCTTCCGGTACTCCAGAAAAGAAGCATTCACCTGCTCATATCCTTGTTCGTGAGCAGTACCTTTCATTACATGAAGCAAGAACGATCGAAGTGCGTCCGTAGCAGGCCAATCAGACTCCTCCCGCGTTCCTCGAACACCACCCCCCTCAAGATTTTTTAAAAATTCTTCAAACGCGTCATCAACCCGCACTATGAGGTTTGAAATTGCTTCCCCCTCGTTTTTACCATAAAAAAGGTAACTGTATGCGTCTTCACTTCCTGCCGGCTTACAATACGCCTCGTAGTCAAAGAGAAAAGTCATGCAAAGCAGGTAGTGGCGTGGAATTCTTAAATCATTTGCAAAGTTTTTAAAAAGAAAGAAGCTTCTCGTCAGGTAGGATAACTACCGCAAAGGGGGGTGTATTATGAAAAAAGACGTTATTGAAAAGTTAGCTGCATTGGTCACTGCCGCGTTCGGCCTCGTCGCGGCACTCGCGTGGAACGACGCAATAAAAGCGCTCTTTAAAGGGCCGTGCAATACAGAAGGTGCAGGAGCGCTCTGCATGCTTTCCAGCGGGGGCCCATGGCTGTATGCCATTCTTGTCACCATCCTCGCCGTCATTGCGACGATCTGGATTGGCAAAATTGCAGAAAAAGCGAAGTAAGCCCCTCTTAGCGCAGTTAGCGCACGTTTCCTTTTTGGGCTTGCTTTTTTAGAACCCCTGAATTTTTTGTTTTTTTTCTTTTTTTCTTTTCTTTTTTTTTATTTCTTCTGCGATGCCAAAACACAAAGAGCATACACCAGCTTCGCAACGAAGTACGCATCGCCATGTACTTGCAAAGAAGGAGAAAACTCAACAACATCCGCGCCAAGAACGTTCTTTTCCTCAAAGACGACGCGCAGCGCGTTCAAAGCCTCAAACCAAGACAAGCCGCCAGGCTCAGGCGTTCCCGTGCCCCGCACCACAGCAGGATCAAGCACGTCAACATCAAAAGAAAGATATACCTCGCGCTTCAACTTCTTGAGCTCGGCACGAAACTGCTCAAGATACGCGCTGTTCAAACCCTTGCTGGCACGGAAAGGAAGTGCACGTGCGTTCTTGCTTTTCTGCAATAACGAAAGCTCGTCACTATCGGCGCTGCGAACGCCAAAAACCAAGACGTTATGATGGGCAGAGCAACGCCTTGCAACACACGCATGATTAACAAACGATCCTTGCCATGAATACCTAAAATCTGCATGCGCATCAAAAATCACAACATCAAAGCACTTGCCAGCGTCCCGGAAACCATCTGTTATCCCGATGGTGATTGCGTGATCGCCACCAAGAAAAAGAGGAAAGACACCGGGCGATACTTCAGCAGCACGTCTGGCAACCGACGCGATTTTTAGCATAGCCGCCTTTGGCGCTAACGAAGAAACAGCAAGAACGTCTTGGGTTGCAATCCCTTCGTTCGCTGGCAGCGCGCCAAGCTCCACATCAAAGTCCTCAAGGTGAACAGACGCTTCAAGCACCGCCTTCCACCCGTCTTTTCCCCCCTTCCCAAAAGAAGGAGCAGACTCCCACGCGATAGGGATGATGTTGAAACGAGCATCCGCATCTGACCGCCCCATGAACTGAAGGCGGCGACCTTCTTTGTTCGTCACGACGATCCCCCCTCTTCTGCGAACGCTCCGCTAGCAACCAGGAGAGGAAAAAGAATTGTTGCATCTCCCACGACTTTAGCAAACGCGCCGTTCGTCTTCAATTTCCCCCACGTCATTGCTTCTTGATGATTCGCCCCCGCATTTGACCCGTCCTCCTCTTGAGCAGTAGTGATGTACACAGAAAATTCCCCTCCATCTCGAAAGATGAACGCATTCGCAATATGGTGCTTGGGTACGCTACCTCCCAGGCAGACCATGCCTGCTTGCTCGGCGCCCAAAGCAAGGTCCGTTATTGCAACCACGTCATCAGAAATGTCAATGGCAAACGACGGCTCTTGCTTTTTAAAAAAATAAATGAGGTCGCCCAAGGAACCATCGGTTAATGCAGGACAAAAAATAGGAATCTTGTTTTTAGCGCACCAATACACAAAAGAAGACTCACAACCATCGACGCCTTCGAGAGCAAGACCTGCCTCTTTACAGAACTGCGAAGGCGTTATAGGTTTGTTCTGTTCTCTTTGTTTGCGAAAGAGCTGAACCAATAACGGCCGAGTAAATCGCTCAAGTGCCAGGTATCGATCAGCAGGAATGAAAATATTCCCAGCACGCATGACGCCAGAGTCAAAAAGTTGCTTTCCAGGAACATCAAAATGGCCAAGAACAAACGGCTTGAAGACTTTAATAAGATCCTCCTCGACCCCACCGGCAGTCGCGACTACCACGTCAACCAATTTTTTTTTGCACAAATACGTCACCGCTTCACGAACACCGGACGTGATCATGTTGCTCGTAAACCCAAAAAACACTCTTGCTCTTGCTCGTTTCATCTTCCGTACAACCTCGGCTGCACGGAACAACTCAGTCGCTTGAAACCCCGAACTCCCCAACGATGCAAAAAAAGAAGCAAGATCGCCGCCCCGTTCATAGTCAAATCCTCTAACTTTAGGCCACCCATCAAGCGTGACTGTCTGCTCAACCTCGCCAACGCTTTTCTTTCCTTTCTTAAACAAGTCCAAATCCGAATATCGTTTGTGCACACTCATACAACAACACCTTCCTCACATCACCTTGGACACGTGCCAAAGCGACAAGACCAAGGCTCACGTTAAAAACCTTAAATGATGCAAAGCTGCAATGACATACTTAACAATGAAGAAACAAACGGAGTTCAACTCCCACTCGCCCTGACCGAATCAAGAACATTCACTGTTCAACACACCTCGCTCACACAGCATTATGAGCATACAGGTGAGAAGCGCCGGATTTATTAGTGTTGTGGTCTGCTGTTTGACCATCAGGGTTATCGTGTTTTCCATCTTCCCGCAAAGCAGCCCTCGCCTCCCGACGAGACCGGACACCCAATTCTTGCCTGCAATACTTACTGATGGTGGAAGTAGACATGCTCACGCCAAACAAGGCTTCCGCCTCTTTTTTAATATCCTTCAACGATTGGGGAGACGAACAGTACATGCTTGTAAGGAATTCTTTTAACGTTCCACCCCAAAGCTCGTTTCGAAACCGGTTGATACCGACTCGACCGAGCCGCTCTTTTGACAAGGAGGGCAGCGATGAATACACTTCCGTGTAGCCTCTTAGCACGTTCTGCTCATCCTTGCTCAACGTTGCACGAGGATTAGCGTTTACGCGAAGGACAACAGGAAGGGCTTGCTGCAAGTACGTTTCAGCAGAATCCTGCACTGCTCCTGTGTATAACGAGTTGCTAACGCTGCTCAGGACCGTTTCTAAATCAGAAGCCTCAGCCGTCTTACCGTGCTCTGAGCGGTTGTTTTTGGCTGCGTAGCTTCCCTCTACGCCTCTTGCGCCTCCCCGATTCTTCCTGTGCAACGGCTCATCTGAACTACCGATGAGTACCGGCGTCTCATCTTGTTGTTCAAGATACGATGCAACACGCTCAGCGCTTACGCGCAACACTTGGTTTTGATACACCACATCAGGATTGTCTGGGTAGGGAAGGTGATCCCTCACCTCCGGGAGAACAACCTCTTTTAAGAACCGAGCAATGTCGCCGGCTGACGGATTGTCAATCCCCGACCAAAGAAGCATGTCTTCTGCCATGTACCACAAACACCCCTCCCGTGTCTTGGGATTCCACTTCGGCATCGTATACTCCAGCACGCCATTTCTCAGTGCAATCTTGCTTGACGCTCCCTTCAAGACATCGTCAATGCGCAACCCGGGAATGGTCATTCCGCGAACTTCTTCCCTGAAACGATCTGTAGCGTCCGTGTCCTTGGTAGCATAGTGCGTCGAGGGTGCTCGTGCGCCTTTCGAGGCGTCTTCAACGCGCGCGTTGCTCTGACAATACCACAACCCTCCGAGGGAGAGGGCAGCAATAGCAGCAATGCCGGCCAACCCACCCAGAAGCCTGCTCGCGCCACAGTCCCTTAACGAAGGAAGCGCGCGCTTTTCCATCGGATTGCTTGTGCTCGTGCCCAGCGCCGCCGCTTCTTGTTGCCGGTCTAGGCGTTCATACGCTTGCGCACGTGGCTCTTGGGAAGGGCGTTCTGTTGTGCTTGCAGCGTCACAGGTGACAGGCTGTTCACCATCCAAAGGCTCCTCTCTTGCCATTGGCAGGGTTCTTTGTACGACGCGTTCTTCCCTCGTCGCTGCGTGACCAACGACGGCCTCGGGCTCTCCCGCTTGCTCTTCACTTACAGAAGCAGGCTCTGCTTCCCCCATCTCATTCATCTCATGCCACGCTTGTTTGGCCTCGGAGAACCAGCGCTGAAAGGCAACACCGCCTTTCTTCAAGCGTTCTTTTAACGATGAAACAAGGTACGAACCAGAAGACGCAGCAGATGATCTAGCAGAAGCAAGGATCTCGCTTACGACGGGGGCTGCTTTCGCGTACGTTCGCGCAACTCGCTCTCTCCAAGAACTGGGCAACCCTCGACCACCTATCAGGAGGGAACGGAGTTTTTCATTATCGCAAAGCGTCATGAACGAAGGCGTGTACGAGAACACATCTGCCAATGACAAGCTCACCGGCACAGATCTGAACCGTGAAAAGTACTCTTGGCTAAGGAAGGCACGCAAGCGCAGGTAAGACCGGGTGTCCTCGACACGTATCTCGCCTCGCTTGGCCAGCGTCTCATGGAGTTCATCAAGGGTGAGCAAGTAATCTCGAAGTGTTGAAGACAAGTGCCCAACTAACTCTTGTGTCCTGAAATTATGCGGGAATCGGTCGGCAGGATGCGTAAGCCCGCTCGTAATATCCTCATGATAGCCCAGCTCTTCTTGCTCTTCTCTGGAGAGTGATTCATACCATCCTTGAGCGCGCTTTAATTGATCTACAAAGAGGAGGTCTAAACGATTCAGCTTGCTGGCAAGTTTTCGCTCTTTGTGCACTAAACGCTTTTTTTTCACCCACAATGCGGCCTTACCCCAACTGCTCTGTGCATCGTATTCTGCAAGCATTCGCTCATGGAAGCGTTCTGCCCGAGCTGTGTCTTCTCTGAGCAAGAGCTCCAAGTTGCCCTCTGCGCGCGGTGACGGCGGTCTTGCCAATGCGTGGCCAGACCTCGCTCCGGTGCCATGATTCACTCCAGAAACGAATCTCCCTTCACTCATTGTGTGTTCTTGCTCCTTTTCTAAAAAAACATCTTGCTCATACGCGCCCTGGCTGTTATTGCTACTGGGGAGGCGTAAATGTTTATTTAAATGTTTCTTCCTTCGACGGGTTTTTTCCAAGAACGAATCGCCACCCAACGATCCTTCCTCGCTTGCACCCCTTCTCTGGCCTGCAAGGACGCGGTGCACATCCTTCATCAAACCTGCCTTTGCCCTTTGCTCAAGGAACGCTGAAACAAGGCGATGGTCAAGTTGTTTGCCGTCAGCATTGCGAAGCTTCTTTTCAAGGAAGGAGGCCTCTTCCCCAAACCACCACGCACGTTCTTCCACGAACCCCTTCTTCAAAGATGAAGTGATGCCTTCCCGAAGAGGATCAAGCAAAGCAAACGCTGGCAAAGAACGCTGCAAGCTCCACGAATTTCCTTGCAGGAAACGACGAAGCCCCCTATGACGATGCCTGTTATACATTCTCCTGTTTCCTAACATCCTTCCCCCCCTTGTTCCTTTCAAAAACATGCAAATCCTTCCTTTTCAAGGAGTCATAGTCTCTCTTAAGTATTTGTCGCTCGTTCCGCATCTTCTTCTTGCACCTTCAGAGCGTACTTTTGGTGCAACGTCCTTAACTCGTCCTTTGCCCAACGAATCGTGTTCTCAAGCTGAAAGACGCGCCTCTCCAACGCCGCCGAGCGCTTGAGCAGCTGCGCATACTGCTCCCTCACAGACGAGAGCCCCTGCCTCGTTGCGTAAGCAGCAAGATCCGCCAACTGCTTTGCCTTATTGACCAATAAAGCATCATGCGAGTACACTTTGCTCAAAAAGCTGCTTGCTGTTGAGAGTATTGTCAAATTCTGCACAAAAAGAACATCTTTTTCTCTTAAAAACCCGAAGTCATCGTACTGAAACACACCAACCCGCTCCCTCATTTTTTCAAACGCGTCATCATTGAGAGAACGAACCAACCCCTCGATGTTCTGGAAAAATTGGAGGCTTGCTAAATGATAGTTTTCCGAATCAGATCGCTCACTCGGCGCTGTGTCCCTGCTCGCATGCTGAACCTCTTGTGCGTCTAAAGACTGTTCTAACAAAGTAATTATTCCTATCCGTTCCTCGAAAGGACTAGCTCCCGAGCGGGTTCCCTCTTCAGCGTTACGCGCTGACGGCGCCGCTTCAAACTCGTCACGCCCCCCAGCATCTACTCTTGCCTCAACCACGCTAACGCCCTCCTTATACGCCTCCCTCCACGACCTTTTCTGGCACGACTCTCTTCTCCGCCCCGAGCCGCATTAGCTCAGCAAACAACACCTCATCTGTAATACTCCCCGCGAGCTCCCGGAGCCGTTTTTGACGCTCCTCCTTCGGAAGCGTTGGAACACCAATAGGAATGCACGATGGTAGCGCCTTTTGCCGGAGCAACTTCACAATATTTTGCACTTGCCTCCCCGAGAGGCCAAGCGACTTGCTCACCATCCCCAGCCGTTTCCACGCGTGAACCCGAGCAAAACCAGACGCAATACACGGGGCAAGATGCACCTTCCATAACTCTTCATACTCCACAGCAGTTCTGGGACCGTGCGCCTCAACAATGGAAACACGATCCAGCACTGCGTAGTCAAGCATTTCTTTAAAATTCCCATTAAACACAAAAAACGCATTGGGATACGGCAACTGGCGGTGACCACTCAACCGATTAAGGAGCTCGTTCAACGTCTTTTCATCCTCCTTAGTATCCCTGTCAGGGTTGCGACGGAAAAATACTGATTCAGCATCATGGCACGTCACGTAATACGCTGCCTCGCCTGATGCTATCTCATCAAAGATAGTTGCGAGCCGCCCAACAGATTCATTTACATACTTGGACTTGAACGTGTTGCTGATGTCAAGAACGCGCAACTCCCTTTTTTCTTGCTTCATAATCTCAGCAAGCTCTCGAGCAACTAAGGTTGTTCCAAATGATTTGCCACACCCTGGAGGACCCAAAATCAGAATTGCCGGGACAGGCTCGCCAGGTTCAGCAAGATCGTTTGTTTTCGTTTCAGGATCATAAAATCTCAAATAGTTCGCTCCAGCCCAAAGAGCCCGCATCATCTCCTCATTCCCGATCATCTTCTTCTTGTACTTGCTACTTTTTGAAGCCGCACCATCGACAGAAGCAACACAAGCGCTCGCTGAAGAACCTTCCCCAATCCCCTCCCCGAGCCGTTGCGTGTCCTTTGAAAATCCTAAAAACCGCTGGTTACCGATGAGAACTTCCAAATCATGAACGTTTTTGGCCAAGCCAGAAAAGGCCCCATTCTTCTTAGCCAGCCATCTTTGCGTATCACGAGGAAGCCAATCGAGAAAAGAGCGGCACACATCCTCTGAAGAATAGCTTTCAATCGCATTATACCTGCTCCCCTCAACGAACGAGGCCAAAATCTTCGCGGCGAGCTGGACTTGAGGACGAAGTGGCGCCCCGCCACGAACGCTATACTCTATCGATGGAAACAATCCTTGTCTACGTACCACGCCATTCTTAGCGTACTTGGCTGCAAGACTCAAGGCAAGCACATTCTCAAAATCATTCACAACAAGACGATCCTCACTGTGCTGAAACAACTGCTCCTTTGCAAACACAGACGAGAGTGCACAGTACACCCCAAAAAAAGACTGCAAATCATTAGGAATCGTCTCGACTGGCCGATACAACGTAGCTTCCAGCAAGAGGTCCTTTGCAGCGGCAGCCCCCTGCTCAAGGTCGTTAACGGTAACTTCGAGTTTTGACATCATCCTTCTCCTCGCCCTCTCAACACGCAAGCAATCTCCTACTGGCCCACTCACAACAAGCCGCGTCAAGTCAAGTACGACCGTACCGTCTCAGCGGCTTTTCGAGCACGAGCGAGCAGTTCCTTATCCGTCCTGCCCGACCTCTTGCGCGCACTATCTTCATCCTCCCCGGCCGCGAGTTTAGGAAGCACCGGGCTCACCAAAGGCCCTTCTCTATTCGCCCTGCGAACTACTTCTTCAGCACCCACAATATCGCCTCCAAGTGACATCATACATTTTGAGAGTGACTGAACGGATTCCAAGGTAGACTTGTACATGGAAGCGGACGTGTCATCCCCGTACAAGTCCCAAATATCAAACAACTCTTCCTTGAGCCCTTCTAACTCACAGCAAATCTTGTACGCCAAATCCTCACGCTCTTCATGCCGGAGCTTCGGACCACGCCGGAAGCTGCACCGATGAGCCGTGCTTTCTAACTCACGGGTAACTTTGTAGAGTTCACGGCCGATATGGCGGTGCTGACGCTGACACTCCTGCAAAACCTTCGTAGCACTGGACAAACCAGCCCTGTCGCCTTTTTTCTCTGCGAGGGCGATGTCCGCCTTTGCTTCTTCAATGAGCTTGGCGTACTCCTGCCTCTGCACTGCAAGCGACTCTGCCATTGCTTCAAGAGACTCTGCGCGGCCTACTAATTCATCAATGCCCGCCTCAAGCTCCGCGTGCAACTCGCGGTGATGGGCTTCCTCCTGCCTCATAAACGCAATGCGTTCATCAAACATCGCTGCGTATTCCTCTCTCACCCGAGGACTATAGCGCTGGATCAATGCAGCCTCAAACTGTTCTGCTCTGGCAGAAGCGGTTTTTTTCAAAAACTGAAGCTTCACCCTCTCGGTCAGGGTCAAGTACTTATCTAGTTTGGACTTCACCAAAGCATTCCCTATTTTTTCATTCACTGTTTTGAACGCAGAATTAATTTCGTCAATGAGCGTCCCTGACAACTCATACGTTCGCTTACCTTCCTCAAACAATTCAACTTCCGACTTGTGCGCTTCCCAGTTCTCAGCCATGATTTCAGCTCGCTTTATAAGCACCTTCTTGTCAAACCCTGGATTTTTATGCTCCAAGTACTCCAAGCAGCGTTCGAGACGATCAAAAGGAAATTCAACTGCGGAATCGCCAACGCCCTCCACACAAGACGCTCTTTTGCTCAACACAGGCTCCATTTCATGCTCATCCATTGATGTCCGTTCATCGAGACTCATTGACCAAAACCTCCTTCGTTGTTTTCCTCTCGTTCAACACCTGCTAGCGACGGTTGTATGGTGCACCCTGACAACCAAAAATTATGGAATCGAGAGACTTCCTCCCTCCTCCCGAGATCAAATACTTGACAGAATCCACTATTCCTAAACGCCGGTAGTGCAGCACTTCCAGCGGCACATACTTCTTCTTCCAAAACGCTGTCGAGGGGAGCGACGCTGCAAACGCGCGAGGACCCCAAACCTGCATACGTGACCGCTCCACCACCTGCAACGCCTGAGGTGTCAATCCTGTCGTCGTTGCAACAACACCCCTTCTCGACGGGACTGCGAGGGAACGAAGCTTGCTCTCCAGCCCCAACACCTCGTCCGGACCAATACGTGCTTCTTCCCGATGCTTGCACTCCACAAAGTAGAGCTGCTGAGCTTTGGCGTTCTTTCTCGATGAGAAGCAAATGTCGATTTGCATTACTGAACGAATCCCCGATGCAGTTTGAAACGGAATACGAACATCGTGCTTCACTGTCCTGTATCCCAAGTCCCTCAGAACGTGCACCAACCAAAGCTCGAAGCGAAGCCATTTCTTCTCTCCTGCACTTTTTGTCATGCTCGACCCCTTGAGTGGTAGTATACACCAACTGCTTCAGCGAACGTTCCTCACCTCCATACGATCTCCCAGCACTAAAGCCAAGGTAAAAGATAATGCCGTACCGTACCAAGTGCCAAGCGACCCTTCCAGACGCCCGCATACACGCGAGGGATGCCCTCTGCAACGAATACGTAATACTCATGCTCTCAAAGCCCCCCTCGCCTCGTTGAATGCTGCATTCAATCGTCCTCTTTCAACGATTCAATAGCCTTGTCTGCTGCCCGTGCACCTTTCACCACAATCTTTCTTCCCGCCTCCCGAAGCTTGAACGGGTGAAAACTATATTTAAGGAGCCTGGCACAGTCGCCCCATGTTGTGAATTCTCCGCCCTCCCTAACTAACCGCCCCTCACCGGTTTGTGTGTTGACTAAGTAGAGGTATACTTTATCCAAATCTCGCACCCGCTTCAATCGATACGAAAAAACATCTTCCGGAACGCCAAAACCCGGCTTCACGTCAAAAAACGCGTACAAAGGCCTCTGAATATATTGTGGAATGACATCAAGATAGTCGCCAACCACAGCAGAGCCTGCAATGAGCGATGAGATGAGCACGGGCTTCACTAGTCTCTCCAATGATTTCTTCATGAAAACGAGAAATGAACGTGTTTTTGAATTAATTTTTCACAAACAAACCGAAACCCTTCCAACCCGAACCGAAAAAACCGGTGCAAAACAGGAGGAAACCACTAAACAAGAAAAAGCCGAAAAGACGAAACGACCGCATTTACCTGTGCTTTTCAGCAGGGGGGTGTTGGTGCCCCAATTTTTTTCTCACCCGCAAATGCTCGACATGCTGTACTTGCTCACGCAAGAACTTGCTCACATCAAACTGATAATTCTCAATCATGGTAGCAATGTGCTTGCCGCCAAGAAAATGAGGCATCAAAACGTATGTAGCCCCCTCGTCGTAGAGTTTCAGTGCATCTTCAATTTGATGCGCTACTACGATAATAATTGCACTACCCCCCTCTGCATGCACTTTATTGATGATGAGCAGGTTCGTATCAGGATCAGGAATTGTTGATATAACCATCTTGGCACGTCCAAGGTTTAATTGATTCAACAGCTCGGGGTCTGTGGCATCGCCGTACTTGCACTCGATACTTTCTTTCGTCAACGCAACAATGGTGTCTGGGTTATAGTCAACAAGCAAATACCTCGCGCCCGCCCTCTTCAGCGCATTTAAGAGATCAAATCCAATGCGGTTATAGCCAAACATAACCACCTCATACGATTCAAACTTCTTCATGCCATGATGCTCACGAGTTTTTCTTTTTCGCTCAAAGAGAGCAAGAAATCTTGCAAGAAAAGGGAAGGCTGACGTGCCAAACTTAATAAAGTAGGCCGACCCTGCAATCGTAATAATGCCGACGAGGGTTGTTAGTGAAAGCAAATCAGCAGGCACGTGGCCAAACCCCACTCCAATTGACAGAATAATCAAAGAAAACTCGCTGATTTGAGCCAAAGAAATTGCAGTGAGGAAACTCGTCTTTTTCGAATAACCAAGCAACCCAAGCAAGATGATAATGATGAGCGGCTTAACCAATAAGACAAACGCACTCAATACTAGTGCTGGAAGGACATAACTGGAAACATTGGAGAAGACCATTTCTGAACCAAGAAAAACAAAGAACAAAATAAGAAAAAAGTCACGAAGCGTCTTTACTTTCGCACTAATCTCGTAGTGGAACGGAGAGACAGACAA
Above is a genomic segment from Candidatus Woesearchaeota archaeon containing:
- a CDS encoding deoxyhypusine synthase, which translates into the protein MSVHKRYSDLDLFKKGKKSVGEVEQTVTLDGWPKVRGFDYERGGDLASFFASLGSSGFQATELFRAAEVVRKMKRARARVFFGFTSNMITSGVREAVTYLCKKKLVDVVVATAGGVEEDLIKVFKPFVLGHFDVPGKQLFDSGVMRAGNIFIPADRYLALERFTRPLLVQLFRKQREQNKPITPSQFCKEAGLALEGVDGCESSFVYWCAKNKIPIFCPALTDGSLGDLIYFFKKQEPSFAIDISDDVVAITDLALGAEQAGMVCLGGSVPKHHIANAFIFRDGGEFSVYITTAQEEDGSNAGANHQEAMTWGKLKTNGAFAKVVGDATILFPLLVASGAFAEEGGSS
- a CDS encoding sodium:proton exchanger → MSGSELFIEISVVLISAWFMATLLRLFRQPVIIGYILTGVIVGPLLGVVTSSDTLAIFSKLGVAFLLFIVGINLNLRLIRDIGVVSLIVGFVQVVLTALLGTGICLLLGFSLVPSLYVGLGLAFSSTIIVLKLLSDKHDLETLHGRLATGVLLVQDLVVIVVLVAFGTLTEQGAVADVAAKTLFKILGLGMLFLIAHKTFPKVERFIARSQEYLFVFSIGWCFAMAALVQYLGFSLEIGALLAGVVLSVSPFHYEISAKVKTLRDFFLILFFVFLGSEMVFSNVSSYVLPALVLSAFVLLVKPLIIIILLGLLGYSKKTSFLTAISLAQISEFSLIILSIGVGFGHVPADLLSLTTLVGIITIAGSAYFIKFGTSAFPFLARFLALFERKRKTREHHGMKKFESYEVVMFGYNRIGFDLLNALKRAGARYLLVDYNPDTIVALTKESIECKYGDATDPELLNQLNLGRAKMVISTIPDPDTNLLIINKVHAEGGSAIIIVVAHQIEDALKLYDEGATYVLMPHFLGGKHIATMIENYQFDVSKFLREQVQHVEHLRVRKKLGHQHPPAEKHR
- a CDS encoding AAA family ATPase, which codes for MMSKLEVTVNDLEQGAAAAKDLLLEATLYRPVETIPNDLQSFFGVYCALSSVFAKEQLFQHSEDRLVVNDFENVLALSLAAKYAKNGVVRRQGLFPSIEYSVRGGAPLRPQVQLAAKILASFVEGSRYNAIESYSSEDVCRSFLDWLPRDTQRWLAKKNGAFSGLAKNVHDLEVLIGNQRFLGFSKDTQRLGEGIGEGSSASACVASVDGAASKSSKYKKKMIGNEEMMRALWAGANYLRFYDPETKTNDLAEPGEPVPAILILGPPGCGKSFGTTLVARELAEIMKQEKRELRVLDISNTFKSKYVNESVGRLATIFDEIASGEAAYYVTCHDAESVFFRRNPDRDTKEDEKTLNELLNRLSGHRQLPYPNAFFVFNGNFKEMLDYAVLDRVSIVEAHGPRTAVEYEELWKVHLAPCIASGFARVHAWKRLGMVSKSLGLSGRQVQNIVKLLRQKALPSCIPIGVPTLPKEERQKRLRELAGSITDEVLFAELMRLGAEKRVVPEKVVEGGV